From one Trachemys scripta elegans isolate TJP31775 chromosome 14, CAS_Tse_1.0, whole genome shotgun sequence genomic stretch:
- the LOC117887115 gene encoding matrix metalloproteinase-9-like: protein MMLSGVRLLAWGWLLLPVSRALEDCAACVFPFIYQGRSYPTCTWDGSWAGWTLWCATTANYDQDSRWKRCYETEYGGNTDGQPCVFPFVYRGRAFYTCTDEAAKPRRFWCATTGNYDRDRRWSYCPDTLLAGNSTAPCTFPFTYQNQTYLGCTADGDASGKPWCSLTRNYDVDRKRMYCLDSAPASSQPME from the exons ATGATGCTGTCTGGTGTCAGGCTCCTGGCCTGGGGCTGGCTGCTCTTGCCTGTCAGCAGGGCGCTGGAAG ACTGCGCCGCCTGCGTCTTCCCCTTCATCTACCAGGGGCGATCGTACCCCACGTGCACCTGGGACGGAAGCTGGGCTGGGTGGACACTATGGTGCGCCACCACCGCCAACTACGACCAGGACTCCCGCTGGAAGCGCTGCTATGAGACAG AGTATGGCGGCAACACAGATGGGCAGCCCTGCGTCTTCCCCTTTGTGTACCGGGGCCGGGCGTTCTACACCTGCACCGACGAGGCCGCCAAGCCACGCAGGTTCTGGTGCGCCACCACCGGGAACTACGACCGGGACCGGCGCTGGAGCTACTGCCCTGACACTC tACTGGCTGGCAATTCCACGGCTCCCTGCACCTTCCCGTTCACCTACCAGAACCAGACCTACCTGGGCTGCACGGCAGATGGGGACGCCAGCGGGAAGCCCTGGTGTTCTCTGACCAGAAACTACGACGTGGACCGGAAACGCATGTACTGTCTGGACTCAG CTCCAGCATCCTCACAGCCCATGGAGTGA